One Oncorhynchus clarkii lewisi isolate Uvic-CL-2024 unplaced genomic scaffold, UVic_Ocla_1.0 unplaced_contig_1096_pilon_pilon, whole genome shotgun sequence genomic window carries:
- the LOC139403770 gene encoding TOG array regulator of axonemal microtubules protein 2-like → MATLGDMYVHLQRAMDSEVEGRARVLLHKASEANAFIRQGANFALGHMVQSCTPTRVMNALLVGGLRHHSRKYLEKRGHQWRLC, encoded by the exons ATGGCCACACTGGGTGACATGTACGTCCACCTCCAGAGGGCCATGGACAGTGAGGTGGAGGGGAGGGCACGCGTGCTGCTGCACAAAGCCAGCGAGGCCAACGCCTTCATCCGGCAGGGTGCCAACTTTGCCCTGGGTCACATGGTGCAGAGCTGCACCCCTACCCGTGTCATGAATGCCCTGCTGGTCGGTGGGCTGAg GCATCATAGTCGAAAATATCTTGAGAAACGTGGCCACCAATGGCGACTTTGCTAA